A region from the Candidatus Polarisedimenticolia bacterium genome encodes:
- a CDS encoding enoyl-CoA hydratase — protein MKDGPVLYRVESPLAWITLNRPEKKNALAGSMREDLLAAVQRAAGDGEVRCLIVTGAGDAFCAGGDVTVMADLRQKQVGFEEVGKWLDAGGKLVAALESFPSPTVACVNGAAAGAGCNLALACDFRIASESASLGETFSRIGLHPDWGGTYFLPRLVGPARALEMFATGAMVPAAEALAMGLINRVVPAGQLLEKTRELALRLSAAPPMSFLAAREAVRRSTTSSLSAMLAYERHAQQRCWESEDSLEGIRAFLEKRTPRFTGR, from the coding sequence ATGAAGGACGGCCCCGTCCTTTATCGCGTCGAGTCGCCGCTCGCCTGGATCACCCTCAACCGTCCGGAGAAGAAGAACGCCCTCGCCGGCAGCATGCGCGAGGACCTGCTCGCGGCCGTGCAGCGCGCAGCAGGCGATGGTGAAGTGCGCTGCCTGATCGTGACCGGCGCGGGCGACGCCTTCTGCGCCGGCGGCGACGTGACGGTGATGGCCGATCTCAGGCAGAAACAGGTGGGCTTCGAAGAAGTGGGCAAATGGCTCGACGCCGGCGGCAAGCTGGTCGCGGCGCTCGAGTCCTTTCCCTCCCCGACGGTTGCCTGCGTCAACGGCGCCGCCGCGGGGGCGGGTTGTAACCTGGCCCTGGCCTGCGATTTCCGCATCGCCTCCGAGTCCGCGAGCCTGGGCGAGACCTTTTCACGGATCGGCCTGCATCCCGACTGGGGAGGAACCTATTTTCTGCCGCGGCTGGTCGGTCCCGCACGCGCCCTGGAGATGTTCGCCACCGGCGCGATGGTCCCGGCGGCCGAGGCGCTCGCCATGGGACTGATCAACCGCGTGGTTCCTGCCGGGCAGCTGCTGGAGAAAACCCGCGAGCTCGCACTGCGGCTATCGGCAGCCCCACCCATGTCCTTCCTCGCTGCGCGCGAAGCGGTGCGACGCAGCACTACTTCTTCCCTGTCCGCGATGCTCGCCTACGAGCGCCACGCCCAGCAGCGCTGCTGGGAGTCGGAGGATTCCCTCGAAGGAATCCGCGCCTTTCTCGAGAAGCGCACCCCGCGCTTCACCGGCCGCTAG
- a CDS encoding TfoX/Sxy family protein translates to MAVSQGFREYVREQIERVAPLSMRAMFGGVGLYSGGVFFALIDDDTVFFKVDDRNRPDFEAAGMQPFRPFGDDRTSMQYYELPAEVLEDREDLRRWMRGALQAALAKRKKLRPRKASSSKSRRKK, encoded by the coding sequence ATGGCGGTCAGCCAGGGATTTCGCGAGTACGTCCGCGAGCAGATCGAGAGGGTCGCGCCGCTGTCGATGCGCGCCATGTTCGGCGGCGTGGGACTCTATTCCGGCGGGGTGTTCTTCGCCCTGATCGACGACGACACGGTGTTCTTCAAGGTCGACGATCGAAATCGTCCCGACTTCGAAGCGGCCGGCATGCAGCCGTTCCGCCCTTTCGGGGACGATCGCACCTCGATGCAGTATTACGAGCTCCCCGCCGAGGTGCTGGAAGACCGGGAGGATCTGCGCCGCTGGATGAGAGGAGCGCTCCAGGCCGCATTAGCGAAGAGAAAGAAGCTCCGACCCCGCAAAGCGTCATCCTCGAAAAGCCGGCGAAAAAAGTAA
- a CDS encoding ABC transporter permease, with protein sequence MNRSAGLMAMENLRMSVATLRANKLRSILTVVGIFIGITAVVGMTSLVRGLNASVQSLIQGAGPHIIFLRKFEPALFVGGLPEELRHRKDFKVEDAAAIRELPSIRESCPLVPWSDVLRVGRRKTVRQFVLGASEAFLQVRNVEIGYGRFLTREDVEHRRNVVVLAEGPVLTLFPNQDPLGRKVRIGQDQYTVIGTFKKFPNPFSREPDQYVVIPYTTHQKQFGKQEVFIDSVPWSPAVKDTAIDEITQLMRVRRKVGLGKPNDFAVLTQQTLLNFWNDITKALFGVMIAISSIALLVGGIGVMNIMLVSVTERTREIGVRKAIGAKRRDILWQFLIEASMLTAAGGVFGISAGVALAWLVDVLFHFPASATPLTISIAFFSSASVGLFFGIYPANRAARLDPIEALRYE encoded by the coding sequence ATGAATAGGTCCGCCGGGCTGATGGCGATGGAGAACCTGCGCATGTCCGTGGCGACGCTGCGGGCCAACAAGCTGCGCTCCATCCTCACGGTGGTCGGGATCTTCATCGGCATCACCGCGGTGGTGGGGATGACCTCGCTGGTGCGTGGGCTCAATGCCTCGGTCCAGAGCCTCATCCAGGGGGCCGGCCCGCACATCATCTTCCTGCGCAAGTTCGAGCCCGCCCTGTTCGTGGGCGGGCTGCCCGAGGAGCTGCGGCATCGCAAGGACTTCAAGGTGGAGGATGCGGCCGCGATTCGCGAGCTGCCTTCCATCAGGGAGTCTTGCCCGCTGGTCCCCTGGAGCGATGTGCTGCGGGTCGGGCGGCGCAAGACGGTCCGCCAGTTCGTCCTGGGCGCCTCGGAGGCGTTCCTGCAGGTGCGCAACGTCGAGATCGGCTACGGCCGCTTCCTGACGCGCGAGGACGTCGAGCACCGCCGCAACGTGGTGGTGCTGGCGGAAGGGCCGGTGCTCACGCTTTTCCCGAACCAGGATCCTCTGGGGCGCAAGGTGCGCATCGGGCAGGACCAGTACACCGTCATCGGGACCTTCAAGAAGTTCCCCAACCCCTTCAGCCGCGAGCCGGACCAGTACGTCGTGATTCCCTACACGACGCACCAGAAACAGTTCGGCAAGCAGGAGGTCTTCATCGACTCGGTCCCCTGGAGCCCCGCGGTGAAGGACACCGCCATCGACGAGATCACGCAGCTGATGCGGGTGCGCCGCAAGGTGGGGCTCGGCAAGCCCAACGACTTTGCCGTCCTGACGCAGCAGACGCTGCTGAATTTCTGGAACGACATCACCAAGGCGCTGTTCGGGGTGATGATCGCCATCTCCTCCATCGCCCTGCTGGTGGGCGGGATCGGCGTCATGAACATCATGCTGGTCTCCGTCACCGAGAGGACGCGTGAGATCGGGGTGCGCAAGGCGATCGGGGCGAAGCGCCGCGACATCCTCTGGCAGTTCCTGATCGAGGCCTCGATGCTCACGGCGGCGGGAGGGGTGTTCGGCATCAGCGCCGGAGTGGCCCTGGCCTGGCTGGTAGATGTCCTGTTCCACTTCCCGGCCTCCGCCACGCCGCTCACCATCAGCATTGCGTTCTTCTCCTCGGCGAGCGTCGGTCTGTTCTTCGGCATCTATCCGGCGAACCGCGCCGCCCGGCTCGATCCGATAGAAGCCTTGAGGTATGAGTAG
- a CDS encoding ABC transporter permease yields MPFSEGLMIALRALWANKLRSILTVLGNIIAIMSIIAVMSVIQGMNGYVENKVAGLGANVFVLQRGPFIITSHDELEKIQKRRRITLQDLKAVRENVTTAKFIGAFDSSPAKVRYKERYVEQVDVQGQDLPVLLPANFEVARGRLFARAEIDRSRPLVVLGSEVADKLFEKADPLGREVHIQDVAYTVIGVGKELGSVLGVSQDKIVLIPLTSYQKQFGTLGSISIPIESLSKETAPATKDEVRVVMRVRHSLKPNQEDDFAVESSESLTDFWKQISQAIFTAASGLVALSLVVGGIVIMNIMLVSVTERTREIGIRKALGAKRRHVLWQFLIESIALSTLGGLIGVALGWVLCAVIQKATPIPATLSPVAVVLALIIVFMVGLIFGIYPANRAARLDPIEALRYE; encoded by the coding sequence ATGCCGTTTTCCGAAGGGCTGATGATCGCCCTGCGGGCGCTGTGGGCCAACAAGCTGCGCTCCATCCTCACCGTCCTCGGCAATATCATCGCCATCATGTCGATCATCGCGGTCATGTCGGTCATCCAGGGGATGAACGGCTACGTCGAGAACAAGGTGGCCGGCCTGGGCGCCAACGTCTTCGTCCTGCAGCGCGGCCCTTTCATCATCACCAGCCACGACGAGCTGGAGAAAATCCAGAAGCGCCGGCGCATTACCCTCCAAGACCTGAAGGCGGTGCGCGAGAACGTCACCACCGCGAAGTTCATCGGAGCCTTCGATTCCAGCCCGGCGAAGGTGCGCTACAAGGAGCGCTACGTCGAGCAGGTGGATGTCCAGGGACAGGACCTGCCGGTCCTGCTGCCCGCGAATTTCGAGGTGGCGCGCGGCCGCCTCTTTGCGCGCGCCGAGATCGATCGCTCGCGGCCGCTGGTGGTGCTGGGCAGCGAGGTGGCCGACAAGCTGTTCGAGAAGGCCGACCCGCTGGGGAGGGAGGTTCACATCCAGGACGTCGCCTACACCGTCATTGGAGTGGGCAAGGAGCTGGGGTCGGTCCTCGGCGTGAGCCAGGACAAGATCGTCCTGATCCCGTTGACCTCGTACCAGAAACAGTTCGGCACTCTCGGATCGATCTCGATCCCGATCGAGTCGCTGTCGAAGGAGACGGCCCCCGCGACCAAGGACGAGGTGCGCGTCGTGATGCGCGTGCGCCACTCCCTGAAGCCGAACCAGGAGGACGACTTCGCGGTGGAGAGCTCCGAGTCGCTCACCGATTTCTGGAAGCAGATCTCCCAGGCGATCTTCACGGCCGCTTCGGGCCTGGTGGCGCTGTCGCTGGTGGTCGGCGGCATCGTCATCATGAACATCATGCTGGTCTCCGTGACCGAGCGGACCCGCGAGATCGGCATCCGCAAGGCGCTGGGGGCCAAGCGGCGACACGTTCTCTGGCAATTCCTCATCGAGTCGATCGCCCTGTCGACGCTGGGAGGGCTCATCGGCGTCGCGCTGGGGTGGGTGCTGTGCGCCGTGATCCAGAAAGCCACCCCGATCCCGGCCACCCTCAGTCCGGTCGCGGTCGTGCTGGCCCTCATCATCGTGTTCATGGTCGGCCTGATCTTCGGGATCTATCCCGCCAACCGGGCCGCCCGGCTCGATCCGATCGAGGCGCTGCGCTATGAATAG